In a genomic window of Chaetodon auriga isolate fChaAug3 chromosome 1, fChaAug3.hap1, whole genome shotgun sequence:
- the usp10 gene encoding ubiquitin carboxyl-terminal hydrolase 10 isoform X1, producing MASYSNQYIFGEFSPDEINQFFVTPRCYVELPPFNDKVPCVTQSSGSYCTPAVPYIMESMGLQVCAEDYQRIEFGVDEVMDSKPNDPLCKVSSTLNPQAPEFILGCQSAQKAQQTAPPVADVPDGTHFNSLDGPDSEASALDNHQACQDMDGLPGSLGQRERKKKKKRPPGYYNYLDPSTGCSNNSSSAADGTPVTALVNGHALGGPHHIAEDVDGKALSGAELSSPGPVSTAASAAAVAAAKFAPTSTANQRTCDSPDDSSLDLTSGAASLSDGNNATSSSSSSSQSREMTEGPRTADQQPDHLAPQSPKLSDTSHSPRSKSPLPPSAAVATPAVTTSITTTELEGRELADSGVANGLAEPETPVSADGHKEDCENGEQAQQVSLDSAAQPVVTEQAHSPVIPAAPTANLPKSWASLFHNSKPLPGGPQAFVEVKNVVEVVPPSLAEPEQPEKAGEVKDGPVHVSEDPMAPKLAELIENVKLIHKPVSLQPRGLINKGNWCYINATLQALIACPPMYHLMKSIPLHNETQRPCTSTPMMDNFVRLVNEFNNMPVPSKAKQQAVGDKVIKDIRPGVPFEPTYIYRLLTLIKSSLSEKGRQEDAEEYLGFTLNGLHEEMLALKKLISPQEEKAPTPNGPESQPGVEEDVAGKEEEGSEDEWEQVGPKNKTSITRQADFVRTPITDIFGGHIRSVVYQQNSKESATLQPFFTLQLDIQSEKIRTVQEALETLVARESVQGYTSKTKQEIEISRRVTLEELPPVLVLHLKRFVFEKTGGCQKLTKNIDYPVDLEISKDLLSSGVRSKIVKGQRTYRLFAVVYHHGNSATGGHYTTDVFHIGLNGWLRIDDQTVKVINQYQVVKQTAERTAYLLYYRRVDLL from the exons ATGGCTTCTTACAGCAACCAG TACATCTTCGGGGAATTCAGCCCTGATGAGATCAATCAGTTTTTTGTGACTCCACGATGTTATGTTGAG CTTCCTCCGTTCAATGACAAAGTCCCGTGCGTCACTCAGTCTTCTG GAAGTTACTGCACTCCTGCTGTACCTTATATTATGGAGTCTATGGGACTGCAGGTTTGCG CAGAAGACTATCAGCGCATTGAGTTCGGCGTTGACGAGGTGATGGACTCCAAGCCTAACGATCCTTTGTGCAAGGTGTCGAGCACCCTCAACCCCCAGGCTCCAGAGTTCATCCTGGGCTGCCAGTCGGCCCAGAAAGCCCAACAGACGGCTCCTCCAGTAGCTGATGTCCCTGATGGAACTCACTTCAATTCGCTGGATGGCCCCGACTCGGAGGCCTCAGCCTTGGACAATCACCAGGCCTGCCAGGACATGGATGGACTCCCTGGCAGCCTGGGACagcgagagaggaagaaaaagaaaaagcggCCGCCGGGATATTACAACTACCTGGACCCATCGACTggctgcagcaacaacagcagcagtgcagcagacgGGACGCCTGTGACAGCACTGGTGAACGGACATGCACTAGGTGGCCCACACCACATTGCTGAAGATGTGGACGGTAAGGCATTGTCAGGGGCAGAACTTTCCAGCCCTGGACCTGTCTCGACAGCTGCATCAGCAGCTGCGGTGGCAGCAGCCAAGTTTGCCCCCACATCCACTGCCAATCAGAGGACTTGTGATAGCCCTGATGACTCTTCTTTGGACTTAACAAGTGGAGCTGCCTCGTTATCAGATGGCAACAATGcaacttcctcctcttcatcctcttcacaaAGCAGAGAGATGACAGAGGGGCCGAGGACTGCAGATCAGCAGCCAGATCATTTGGCTCCACAAAGCCCCAAACTTTCAGATACTTCACACAGCCCCCGCTCCAAatcacctcttcctccttcagctgctgtggCCACCCCCGCTGTCACCACTTCCATTACGACTACTGAACTGGAGGGAAGGGAGTTAGCAGACAGTGGGGTGGCCAATGGGCTAGCGGAGCCTGAGACTCCTGTCAGTGCAGATGGCCACAAAGAAGACTGTGAGAATGGGGAGCAGGCTCAGCAGGTCTCCCTAGACTCTGCTGCCCAGCCGGTAGTGACAGAGCAGGCCCATTCGCCTGTGATTCCAGCTGCACCTACTGCCAACCTCCCCAAATCTTGGGCTAGCCTCTTCCACAACTCCAAGCCTCTGCCTGGGGGCCCTCAGGCCTTTGTGGAGGTAAAGAATGTTGTGGAAGTTGTGCCTCCCTCCCTTGCAGAGCCAGAGCAGCCTGAGAAAGCTGGGGAGGTTAAAGATGGCCCTGTCCACGTATCAGAGGATCCTATGGCCCCTAAGCTTGCAG AACTTATTGAGAATGTGAAGTTGATACATAAACCAGTGTCTTTGCAGCCGAGAGGACTGATCAACAAGGGAAACTGGTGCTATATCAACGCT ACCCTGCAGGCCCTGATCGCATGCCCTCCCATGTATCACCTGATGAAGTCCATTCCTCTGcataatgaaacacagagacCATGCACCTCCACACCCATGATGGACAACTT CGTGAGGCTGGTGAATGAGTTCAACAACATGCCTGTGCCATCTAAAGCCAAACAGCAAG CTGTTGGTGATAAGGTCATCAAGGACATTCGGCCCGGTGTCCCTTTTGAACCGACCTACATTTATAGACTCCTCACTCTCATCAAGTCAAGTCTCTCTGAGAAG GGTCGACAAGAGGATGCGGAGGAGTATCTTGGCTTCACTCTTAATGGATTGCACGAGGAGATGCTGGCATTGAAAAAACTAATCTCGCCTCAGGAAGAGA AAGCTCCCACACCCAACGGGCCAGAGTCCCAGCCGGGCGTGGAGGAAGATGTCGCTGGTAAGGAGGAAGAAGGCAGTGAGGATGAGTGGGAGCAAGTTGGCCCCAAGAACAAGACTTCCATCACTCGCCAAGCTGACTTTGTCCGCACACCCATCACGGATATATTTGGTGGGCACATCAG ATCGGTGGTGTATCAACAAAACTCTAAAGAGTCGGCGACTCTGCAGCCTTTCTTTACCCTGCAGCTGGACATCCAGTCAGAGAAGATCCGCACTGTCCAGGAGGCTCTAGAAACTTTGGTGGCACGAGAGTCAGTCCAGGGCTACACTTCTAAAACCAAGCAGGAG ATTGAGATCAGTCGGCGGGTGACTCTGGAGGAGCTGCCCCCTGTGCTGGTGCTCCATCTCAAgagatttgtttttgaaaagactGGAGGCTGCCAGAAACTGACCAAGAACATTGATTACCCCGTTGACCTGGAAATCAGCAAAG ATCTCTTGTCCTCTGGAGTGCGGAGCAAAATTGTGAAAGGCCAAAGAACTTACAGGCTCTTTGCAG TTGTCTATCACCATGGGAACAGCGCGACAGGCGGTCATTACACCACGGATGTCTTCCACATTGGTCTTAACGGCTGGCTGCGCATTGACGACCAGACAGTGAAGGTCATCAACCAGTACCAGGTGGTGAAGCAGACTGCAGAGCGCACCGCTTACCTGCTGTACTACCGCCGCGTCGACCtgctgtag
- the usp10 gene encoding ubiquitin carboxyl-terminal hydrolase 10 isoform X2 codes for MASYSNQYIFGEFSPDEINQFFVTPRCYVELPPFNDKVPCVTQSSGSYCTPAVPYIMESMGLQVCEDYQRIEFGVDEVMDSKPNDPLCKVSSTLNPQAPEFILGCQSAQKAQQTAPPVADVPDGTHFNSLDGPDSEASALDNHQACQDMDGLPGSLGQRERKKKKKRPPGYYNYLDPSTGCSNNSSSAADGTPVTALVNGHALGGPHHIAEDVDGKALSGAELSSPGPVSTAASAAAVAAAKFAPTSTANQRTCDSPDDSSLDLTSGAASLSDGNNATSSSSSSSQSREMTEGPRTADQQPDHLAPQSPKLSDTSHSPRSKSPLPPSAAVATPAVTTSITTTELEGRELADSGVANGLAEPETPVSADGHKEDCENGEQAQQVSLDSAAQPVVTEQAHSPVIPAAPTANLPKSWASLFHNSKPLPGGPQAFVEVKNVVEVVPPSLAEPEQPEKAGEVKDGPVHVSEDPMAPKLAELIENVKLIHKPVSLQPRGLINKGNWCYINATLQALIACPPMYHLMKSIPLHNETQRPCTSTPMMDNFVRLVNEFNNMPVPSKAKQQAVGDKVIKDIRPGVPFEPTYIYRLLTLIKSSLSEKGRQEDAEEYLGFTLNGLHEEMLALKKLISPQEEKAPTPNGPESQPGVEEDVAGKEEEGSEDEWEQVGPKNKTSITRQADFVRTPITDIFGGHIRSVVYQQNSKESATLQPFFTLQLDIQSEKIRTVQEALETLVARESVQGYTSKTKQEIEISRRVTLEELPPVLVLHLKRFVFEKTGGCQKLTKNIDYPVDLEISKDLLSSGVRSKIVKGQRTYRLFAVVYHHGNSATGGHYTTDVFHIGLNGWLRIDDQTVKVINQYQVVKQTAERTAYLLYYRRVDLL; via the exons ATGGCTTCTTACAGCAACCAG TACATCTTCGGGGAATTCAGCCCTGATGAGATCAATCAGTTTTTTGTGACTCCACGATGTTATGTTGAG CTTCCTCCGTTCAATGACAAAGTCCCGTGCGTCACTCAGTCTTCTG GAAGTTACTGCACTCCTGCTGTACCTTATATTATGGAGTCTATGGGACTGCAGGTTTGCG AAGACTATCAGCGCATTGAGTTCGGCGTTGACGAGGTGATGGACTCCAAGCCTAACGATCCTTTGTGCAAGGTGTCGAGCACCCTCAACCCCCAGGCTCCAGAGTTCATCCTGGGCTGCCAGTCGGCCCAGAAAGCCCAACAGACGGCTCCTCCAGTAGCTGATGTCCCTGATGGAACTCACTTCAATTCGCTGGATGGCCCCGACTCGGAGGCCTCAGCCTTGGACAATCACCAGGCCTGCCAGGACATGGATGGACTCCCTGGCAGCCTGGGACagcgagagaggaagaaaaagaaaaagcggCCGCCGGGATATTACAACTACCTGGACCCATCGACTggctgcagcaacaacagcagcagtgcagcagacgGGACGCCTGTGACAGCACTGGTGAACGGACATGCACTAGGTGGCCCACACCACATTGCTGAAGATGTGGACGGTAAGGCATTGTCAGGGGCAGAACTTTCCAGCCCTGGACCTGTCTCGACAGCTGCATCAGCAGCTGCGGTGGCAGCAGCCAAGTTTGCCCCCACATCCACTGCCAATCAGAGGACTTGTGATAGCCCTGATGACTCTTCTTTGGACTTAACAAGTGGAGCTGCCTCGTTATCAGATGGCAACAATGcaacttcctcctcttcatcctcttcacaaAGCAGAGAGATGACAGAGGGGCCGAGGACTGCAGATCAGCAGCCAGATCATTTGGCTCCACAAAGCCCCAAACTTTCAGATACTTCACACAGCCCCCGCTCCAAatcacctcttcctccttcagctgctgtggCCACCCCCGCTGTCACCACTTCCATTACGACTACTGAACTGGAGGGAAGGGAGTTAGCAGACAGTGGGGTGGCCAATGGGCTAGCGGAGCCTGAGACTCCTGTCAGTGCAGATGGCCACAAAGAAGACTGTGAGAATGGGGAGCAGGCTCAGCAGGTCTCCCTAGACTCTGCTGCCCAGCCGGTAGTGACAGAGCAGGCCCATTCGCCTGTGATTCCAGCTGCACCTACTGCCAACCTCCCCAAATCTTGGGCTAGCCTCTTCCACAACTCCAAGCCTCTGCCTGGGGGCCCTCAGGCCTTTGTGGAGGTAAAGAATGTTGTGGAAGTTGTGCCTCCCTCCCTTGCAGAGCCAGAGCAGCCTGAGAAAGCTGGGGAGGTTAAAGATGGCCCTGTCCACGTATCAGAGGATCCTATGGCCCCTAAGCTTGCAG AACTTATTGAGAATGTGAAGTTGATACATAAACCAGTGTCTTTGCAGCCGAGAGGACTGATCAACAAGGGAAACTGGTGCTATATCAACGCT ACCCTGCAGGCCCTGATCGCATGCCCTCCCATGTATCACCTGATGAAGTCCATTCCTCTGcataatgaaacacagagacCATGCACCTCCACACCCATGATGGACAACTT CGTGAGGCTGGTGAATGAGTTCAACAACATGCCTGTGCCATCTAAAGCCAAACAGCAAG CTGTTGGTGATAAGGTCATCAAGGACATTCGGCCCGGTGTCCCTTTTGAACCGACCTACATTTATAGACTCCTCACTCTCATCAAGTCAAGTCTCTCTGAGAAG GGTCGACAAGAGGATGCGGAGGAGTATCTTGGCTTCACTCTTAATGGATTGCACGAGGAGATGCTGGCATTGAAAAAACTAATCTCGCCTCAGGAAGAGA AAGCTCCCACACCCAACGGGCCAGAGTCCCAGCCGGGCGTGGAGGAAGATGTCGCTGGTAAGGAGGAAGAAGGCAGTGAGGATGAGTGGGAGCAAGTTGGCCCCAAGAACAAGACTTCCATCACTCGCCAAGCTGACTTTGTCCGCACACCCATCACGGATATATTTGGTGGGCACATCAG ATCGGTGGTGTATCAACAAAACTCTAAAGAGTCGGCGACTCTGCAGCCTTTCTTTACCCTGCAGCTGGACATCCAGTCAGAGAAGATCCGCACTGTCCAGGAGGCTCTAGAAACTTTGGTGGCACGAGAGTCAGTCCAGGGCTACACTTCTAAAACCAAGCAGGAG ATTGAGATCAGTCGGCGGGTGACTCTGGAGGAGCTGCCCCCTGTGCTGGTGCTCCATCTCAAgagatttgtttttgaaaagactGGAGGCTGCCAGAAACTGACCAAGAACATTGATTACCCCGTTGACCTGGAAATCAGCAAAG ATCTCTTGTCCTCTGGAGTGCGGAGCAAAATTGTGAAAGGCCAAAGAACTTACAGGCTCTTTGCAG TTGTCTATCACCATGGGAACAGCGCGACAGGCGGTCATTACACCACGGATGTCTTCCACATTGGTCTTAACGGCTGGCTGCGCATTGACGACCAGACAGTGAAGGTCATCAACCAGTACCAGGTGGTGAAGCAGACTGCAGAGCGCACCGCTTACCTGCTGTACTACCGCCGCGTCGACCtgctgtag
- the usp10 gene encoding ubiquitin carboxyl-terminal hydrolase 10 isoform X3, with translation MASYSNQYIFGEFSPDEINQFFVTPRCYVELPPFNDKVPCVTQSSAEDYQRIEFGVDEVMDSKPNDPLCKVSSTLNPQAPEFILGCQSAQKAQQTAPPVADVPDGTHFNSLDGPDSEASALDNHQACQDMDGLPGSLGQRERKKKKKRPPGYYNYLDPSTGCSNNSSSAADGTPVTALVNGHALGGPHHIAEDVDGKALSGAELSSPGPVSTAASAAAVAAAKFAPTSTANQRTCDSPDDSSLDLTSGAASLSDGNNATSSSSSSSQSREMTEGPRTADQQPDHLAPQSPKLSDTSHSPRSKSPLPPSAAVATPAVTTSITTTELEGRELADSGVANGLAEPETPVSADGHKEDCENGEQAQQVSLDSAAQPVVTEQAHSPVIPAAPTANLPKSWASLFHNSKPLPGGPQAFVEVKNVVEVVPPSLAEPEQPEKAGEVKDGPVHVSEDPMAPKLAELIENVKLIHKPVSLQPRGLINKGNWCYINATLQALIACPPMYHLMKSIPLHNETQRPCTSTPMMDNFVRLVNEFNNMPVPSKAKQQAVGDKVIKDIRPGVPFEPTYIYRLLTLIKSSLSEKGRQEDAEEYLGFTLNGLHEEMLALKKLISPQEEKAPTPNGPESQPGVEEDVAGKEEEGSEDEWEQVGPKNKTSITRQADFVRTPITDIFGGHIRSVVYQQNSKESATLQPFFTLQLDIQSEKIRTVQEALETLVARESVQGYTSKTKQEIEISRRVTLEELPPVLVLHLKRFVFEKTGGCQKLTKNIDYPVDLEISKDLLSSGVRSKIVKGQRTYRLFAVVYHHGNSATGGHYTTDVFHIGLNGWLRIDDQTVKVINQYQVVKQTAERTAYLLYYRRVDLL, from the exons ATGGCTTCTTACAGCAACCAG TACATCTTCGGGGAATTCAGCCCTGATGAGATCAATCAGTTTTTTGTGACTCCACGATGTTATGTTGAG CTTCCTCCGTTCAATGACAAAGTCCCGTGCGTCACTCAGTCTTCTG CAGAAGACTATCAGCGCATTGAGTTCGGCGTTGACGAGGTGATGGACTCCAAGCCTAACGATCCTTTGTGCAAGGTGTCGAGCACCCTCAACCCCCAGGCTCCAGAGTTCATCCTGGGCTGCCAGTCGGCCCAGAAAGCCCAACAGACGGCTCCTCCAGTAGCTGATGTCCCTGATGGAACTCACTTCAATTCGCTGGATGGCCCCGACTCGGAGGCCTCAGCCTTGGACAATCACCAGGCCTGCCAGGACATGGATGGACTCCCTGGCAGCCTGGGACagcgagagaggaagaaaaagaaaaagcggCCGCCGGGATATTACAACTACCTGGACCCATCGACTggctgcagcaacaacagcagcagtgcagcagacgGGACGCCTGTGACAGCACTGGTGAACGGACATGCACTAGGTGGCCCACACCACATTGCTGAAGATGTGGACGGTAAGGCATTGTCAGGGGCAGAACTTTCCAGCCCTGGACCTGTCTCGACAGCTGCATCAGCAGCTGCGGTGGCAGCAGCCAAGTTTGCCCCCACATCCACTGCCAATCAGAGGACTTGTGATAGCCCTGATGACTCTTCTTTGGACTTAACAAGTGGAGCTGCCTCGTTATCAGATGGCAACAATGcaacttcctcctcttcatcctcttcacaaAGCAGAGAGATGACAGAGGGGCCGAGGACTGCAGATCAGCAGCCAGATCATTTGGCTCCACAAAGCCCCAAACTTTCAGATACTTCACACAGCCCCCGCTCCAAatcacctcttcctccttcagctgctgtggCCACCCCCGCTGTCACCACTTCCATTACGACTACTGAACTGGAGGGAAGGGAGTTAGCAGACAGTGGGGTGGCCAATGGGCTAGCGGAGCCTGAGACTCCTGTCAGTGCAGATGGCCACAAAGAAGACTGTGAGAATGGGGAGCAGGCTCAGCAGGTCTCCCTAGACTCTGCTGCCCAGCCGGTAGTGACAGAGCAGGCCCATTCGCCTGTGATTCCAGCTGCACCTACTGCCAACCTCCCCAAATCTTGGGCTAGCCTCTTCCACAACTCCAAGCCTCTGCCTGGGGGCCCTCAGGCCTTTGTGGAGGTAAAGAATGTTGTGGAAGTTGTGCCTCCCTCCCTTGCAGAGCCAGAGCAGCCTGAGAAAGCTGGGGAGGTTAAAGATGGCCCTGTCCACGTATCAGAGGATCCTATGGCCCCTAAGCTTGCAG AACTTATTGAGAATGTGAAGTTGATACATAAACCAGTGTCTTTGCAGCCGAGAGGACTGATCAACAAGGGAAACTGGTGCTATATCAACGCT ACCCTGCAGGCCCTGATCGCATGCCCTCCCATGTATCACCTGATGAAGTCCATTCCTCTGcataatgaaacacagagacCATGCACCTCCACACCCATGATGGACAACTT CGTGAGGCTGGTGAATGAGTTCAACAACATGCCTGTGCCATCTAAAGCCAAACAGCAAG CTGTTGGTGATAAGGTCATCAAGGACATTCGGCCCGGTGTCCCTTTTGAACCGACCTACATTTATAGACTCCTCACTCTCATCAAGTCAAGTCTCTCTGAGAAG GGTCGACAAGAGGATGCGGAGGAGTATCTTGGCTTCACTCTTAATGGATTGCACGAGGAGATGCTGGCATTGAAAAAACTAATCTCGCCTCAGGAAGAGA AAGCTCCCACACCCAACGGGCCAGAGTCCCAGCCGGGCGTGGAGGAAGATGTCGCTGGTAAGGAGGAAGAAGGCAGTGAGGATGAGTGGGAGCAAGTTGGCCCCAAGAACAAGACTTCCATCACTCGCCAAGCTGACTTTGTCCGCACACCCATCACGGATATATTTGGTGGGCACATCAG ATCGGTGGTGTATCAACAAAACTCTAAAGAGTCGGCGACTCTGCAGCCTTTCTTTACCCTGCAGCTGGACATCCAGTCAGAGAAGATCCGCACTGTCCAGGAGGCTCTAGAAACTTTGGTGGCACGAGAGTCAGTCCAGGGCTACACTTCTAAAACCAAGCAGGAG ATTGAGATCAGTCGGCGGGTGACTCTGGAGGAGCTGCCCCCTGTGCTGGTGCTCCATCTCAAgagatttgtttttgaaaagactGGAGGCTGCCAGAAACTGACCAAGAACATTGATTACCCCGTTGACCTGGAAATCAGCAAAG ATCTCTTGTCCTCTGGAGTGCGGAGCAAAATTGTGAAAGGCCAAAGAACTTACAGGCTCTTTGCAG TTGTCTATCACCATGGGAACAGCGCGACAGGCGGTCATTACACCACGGATGTCTTCCACATTGGTCTTAACGGCTGGCTGCGCATTGACGACCAGACAGTGAAGGTCATCAACCAGTACCAGGTGGTGAAGCAGACTGCAGAGCGCACCGCTTACCTGCTGTACTACCGCCGCGTCGACCtgctgtag
- the usp10 gene encoding ubiquitin carboxyl-terminal hydrolase 10 isoform X4, producing the protein MASYSNQYIFGEFSPDEINQFFVTPRCYVELPPFNDKVPCVTQSSEDYQRIEFGVDEVMDSKPNDPLCKVSSTLNPQAPEFILGCQSAQKAQQTAPPVADVPDGTHFNSLDGPDSEASALDNHQACQDMDGLPGSLGQRERKKKKKRPPGYYNYLDPSTGCSNNSSSAADGTPVTALVNGHALGGPHHIAEDVDGKALSGAELSSPGPVSTAASAAAVAAAKFAPTSTANQRTCDSPDDSSLDLTSGAASLSDGNNATSSSSSSSQSREMTEGPRTADQQPDHLAPQSPKLSDTSHSPRSKSPLPPSAAVATPAVTTSITTTELEGRELADSGVANGLAEPETPVSADGHKEDCENGEQAQQVSLDSAAQPVVTEQAHSPVIPAAPTANLPKSWASLFHNSKPLPGGPQAFVEVKNVVEVVPPSLAEPEQPEKAGEVKDGPVHVSEDPMAPKLAELIENVKLIHKPVSLQPRGLINKGNWCYINATLQALIACPPMYHLMKSIPLHNETQRPCTSTPMMDNFVRLVNEFNNMPVPSKAKQQAVGDKVIKDIRPGVPFEPTYIYRLLTLIKSSLSEKGRQEDAEEYLGFTLNGLHEEMLALKKLISPQEEKAPTPNGPESQPGVEEDVAGKEEEGSEDEWEQVGPKNKTSITRQADFVRTPITDIFGGHIRSVVYQQNSKESATLQPFFTLQLDIQSEKIRTVQEALETLVARESVQGYTSKTKQEIEISRRVTLEELPPVLVLHLKRFVFEKTGGCQKLTKNIDYPVDLEISKDLLSSGVRSKIVKGQRTYRLFAVVYHHGNSATGGHYTTDVFHIGLNGWLRIDDQTVKVINQYQVVKQTAERTAYLLYYRRVDLL; encoded by the exons ATGGCTTCTTACAGCAACCAG TACATCTTCGGGGAATTCAGCCCTGATGAGATCAATCAGTTTTTTGTGACTCCACGATGTTATGTTGAG CTTCCTCCGTTCAATGACAAAGTCCCGTGCGTCACTCAGTCTTCTG AAGACTATCAGCGCATTGAGTTCGGCGTTGACGAGGTGATGGACTCCAAGCCTAACGATCCTTTGTGCAAGGTGTCGAGCACCCTCAACCCCCAGGCTCCAGAGTTCATCCTGGGCTGCCAGTCGGCCCAGAAAGCCCAACAGACGGCTCCTCCAGTAGCTGATGTCCCTGATGGAACTCACTTCAATTCGCTGGATGGCCCCGACTCGGAGGCCTCAGCCTTGGACAATCACCAGGCCTGCCAGGACATGGATGGACTCCCTGGCAGCCTGGGACagcgagagaggaagaaaaagaaaaagcggCCGCCGGGATATTACAACTACCTGGACCCATCGACTggctgcagcaacaacagcagcagtgcagcagacgGGACGCCTGTGACAGCACTGGTGAACGGACATGCACTAGGTGGCCCACACCACATTGCTGAAGATGTGGACGGTAAGGCATTGTCAGGGGCAGAACTTTCCAGCCCTGGACCTGTCTCGACAGCTGCATCAGCAGCTGCGGTGGCAGCAGCCAAGTTTGCCCCCACATCCACTGCCAATCAGAGGACTTGTGATAGCCCTGATGACTCTTCTTTGGACTTAACAAGTGGAGCTGCCTCGTTATCAGATGGCAACAATGcaacttcctcctcttcatcctcttcacaaAGCAGAGAGATGACAGAGGGGCCGAGGACTGCAGATCAGCAGCCAGATCATTTGGCTCCACAAAGCCCCAAACTTTCAGATACTTCACACAGCCCCCGCTCCAAatcacctcttcctccttcagctgctgtggCCACCCCCGCTGTCACCACTTCCATTACGACTACTGAACTGGAGGGAAGGGAGTTAGCAGACAGTGGGGTGGCCAATGGGCTAGCGGAGCCTGAGACTCCTGTCAGTGCAGATGGCCACAAAGAAGACTGTGAGAATGGGGAGCAGGCTCAGCAGGTCTCCCTAGACTCTGCTGCCCAGCCGGTAGTGACAGAGCAGGCCCATTCGCCTGTGATTCCAGCTGCACCTACTGCCAACCTCCCCAAATCTTGGGCTAGCCTCTTCCACAACTCCAAGCCTCTGCCTGGGGGCCCTCAGGCCTTTGTGGAGGTAAAGAATGTTGTGGAAGTTGTGCCTCCCTCCCTTGCAGAGCCAGAGCAGCCTGAGAAAGCTGGGGAGGTTAAAGATGGCCCTGTCCACGTATCAGAGGATCCTATGGCCCCTAAGCTTGCAG AACTTATTGAGAATGTGAAGTTGATACATAAACCAGTGTCTTTGCAGCCGAGAGGACTGATCAACAAGGGAAACTGGTGCTATATCAACGCT ACCCTGCAGGCCCTGATCGCATGCCCTCCCATGTATCACCTGATGAAGTCCATTCCTCTGcataatgaaacacagagacCATGCACCTCCACACCCATGATGGACAACTT CGTGAGGCTGGTGAATGAGTTCAACAACATGCCTGTGCCATCTAAAGCCAAACAGCAAG CTGTTGGTGATAAGGTCATCAAGGACATTCGGCCCGGTGTCCCTTTTGAACCGACCTACATTTATAGACTCCTCACTCTCATCAAGTCAAGTCTCTCTGAGAAG GGTCGACAAGAGGATGCGGAGGAGTATCTTGGCTTCACTCTTAATGGATTGCACGAGGAGATGCTGGCATTGAAAAAACTAATCTCGCCTCAGGAAGAGA AAGCTCCCACACCCAACGGGCCAGAGTCCCAGCCGGGCGTGGAGGAAGATGTCGCTGGTAAGGAGGAAGAAGGCAGTGAGGATGAGTGGGAGCAAGTTGGCCCCAAGAACAAGACTTCCATCACTCGCCAAGCTGACTTTGTCCGCACACCCATCACGGATATATTTGGTGGGCACATCAG ATCGGTGGTGTATCAACAAAACTCTAAAGAGTCGGCGACTCTGCAGCCTTTCTTTACCCTGCAGCTGGACATCCAGTCAGAGAAGATCCGCACTGTCCAGGAGGCTCTAGAAACTTTGGTGGCACGAGAGTCAGTCCAGGGCTACACTTCTAAAACCAAGCAGGAG ATTGAGATCAGTCGGCGGGTGACTCTGGAGGAGCTGCCCCCTGTGCTGGTGCTCCATCTCAAgagatttgtttttgaaaagactGGAGGCTGCCAGAAACTGACCAAGAACATTGATTACCCCGTTGACCTGGAAATCAGCAAAG ATCTCTTGTCCTCTGGAGTGCGGAGCAAAATTGTGAAAGGCCAAAGAACTTACAGGCTCTTTGCAG TTGTCTATCACCATGGGAACAGCGCGACAGGCGGTCATTACACCACGGATGTCTTCCACATTGGTCTTAACGGCTGGCTGCGCATTGACGACCAGACAGTGAAGGTCATCAACCAGTACCAGGTGGTGAAGCAGACTGCAGAGCGCACCGCTTACCTGCTGTACTACCGCCGCGTCGACCtgctgtag